The proteins below come from a single Megalops cyprinoides isolate fMegCyp1 chromosome 5, fMegCyp1.pri, whole genome shotgun sequence genomic window:
- the ubac1 gene encoding ubiquitin-associated domain-containing protein 1, translated as MFVQEEKIFGKVLKIHVCTMEGTEWLEEVTEDTTVEKLKENCLKHSAHGSLEDPKAVTQHKLIHAASERVLTDTKTMAEENIKDKDVLLLVKRRPPPPPPKMSDISAEEKKKQENKAPDKEAILKATAGLSTRDTDRTVSQHNIRDFQTELRKILVSLIEVAQKLLAMNPDAVELFKKANAMLDEDEEDRVDETALQQLTEMGFPESRAIKALRLNHMSVTQAMEWLIEHVDDPTVDTPLPGQDAAGAAAATPEPSVATAAAGPLQRVPSQSDDSKPDELTEIFKRIRRKREFRPDSRAVIALMEMGFDEKEVIDALRVNNNQQDAACDWLLGDRKPSPEDLDKGIDTNSPLFQAILENPVVQLGLTNPKTLLAFEDMLENPLNSTQWMNDPETGPVMLQISRIFQTLNRT; from the exons ATGTTTGTGCAGGAGGAAAAGATATTTGGGAAGGTACTGAAGATTCATGTCTGTACCATGGAAGGGACGGAGTGGTTGGAGGAGGTAACCGAGGATACCACCGTTGAAAAACTCAAAGAGAATTGCTTAAaacat AGCGCGCACGGAAGTCTAGAGGACCCCAAGGCTGTGACCCAGCACAAGCTCATCCATGCCGCATCAGAAAGGGTACTCACAGACACCAAAACCATGGCGGAGGAGAACATCAAAGATAAAG ATGTTTTACTGTTGGTAAAGAGGAggcctcctccaccccctcccaagATGTCAGACATATCAGCTGAAGAGAAG AAGAAGCAGGAGAACAAGGCTCCGGACAAAGAGGCCATCCTGAAGGCCACCGCGGGACTGTCTACGCGAGACACTGATCGCACGGTTTCACAGCACAACATCAGGGAT TTTCAGACAGAACTCCGGAAGATCCTTGTCTCACTTATTGAAGTGGCACAGAAGTTGTTAGCCATGAACCCGGATGCAGTGGAACTCTTCAAGAAGGCCAACG CAATGctggatgaggatgaggaagacaGAGTGGACGAGACCGCTCTCCAGCAGCTCACGGAGATGGGCTTCCCAGAGAGCCGGGCCATCAAGGCATTGCGTCTGAACCA CATGTCTGTCACCCAGGCCATGGAGTGGCTGATTGAGCATGTGGACGACCCCACTGTAGACACGCCCCTGCCAGGTCAGGATGCTGCCGGCGCAGCTGCTGCTACCCCCGAACCCTCCGtggctactgctgctgctggcccccTCCAGAGGGTCCCCTCCCAGTCCGACGACTCCAAGCCAGACGAGCTCACCGAGATCTTCAAGAGGATCCGCAGAAAAAGGGAGTTCAGGCCAGACTCACGG GCAGTGATCGCGCTGATGGAGATGGGCTTCGATGAGAAGGAGGTGATCGATGCCCTTCGCGTCAATAACAACCAGCAGGATGCTGCG tgtgattggctgctgggcGACAGGAAGCCCTCACCAGAGGACCTAGACAAGGGCATTGACACAAACAGCCCCTTGTTCCAGGCAATATTAGAGAACCCTGTCGTGCAGCTGGGCCTGACAAACCCCAAAACTCTACTGG CCTTTGAGGACATGCTGGAGAACCCACTCAATAGCACTCAGTGGATGAACGACCCTGAGACGGGTCCTGTTATGCTCCAGATCTCCAGAATCTTCCAGACACTTAACCGCACGTAG